A DNA window from Oscarella lobularis chromosome 8, ooOscLobu1.1, whole genome shotgun sequence contains the following coding sequences:
- the LOC136190116 gene encoding dynein light chain Tctex-type 5-B-like, with the protein MGDQPELKRKRSQTSKSSLTSMGRRKSLKRESSIRCDSLTDVLARVPKQYENTYRMEPIKKFPHDATVKIVTETLEKHLKGEQYQPEFAGQMCLSLSEVIKQRVKELNVERYRIIVVVHIGQKRAEARVASRCLWHDKYDTSATGSFKNDSLFAVGIVYGIYYE; encoded by the coding sequence ATGGGGGATCAACCCGagttgaagagaaagcgaagcCAAACGTCCAAATCCAGCCTGACTTCAATGGGAAGGCGAAAATCgctgaaaagagaaagtagCATAAGATGCGACAGTTTGACAGACGTTCTGGCTCGAGTACCCAAGCAATACGAAAACACGTACAGAATGGAACCGATAAAGAAGTTCCCCCACGACGCGACGGTAAAAATCGTAACGGAGACGCTGGAAAAACATCTGAAAGGAGAACAGTATCAGCCCGAATTCGCCGGCCAAATGTGCCTGTCGCTTAGCGAGGTGATCAAACAAAGGGTCAAAGAGCTCAACGTGGAACGCTACAGAATAATCGTAGTCGTTCACATCGGTCAAAAGCGCGCTGAAGCTCGCGTGGCGAGCCGCTGCCTTTGGCACGACAAGTACGATACGTCGGCAACGGGGAGCTTCAAGAACGATTCGTTATTCGCTGTGGGAATCGTCTACGGAATATACTATGAGTGA